Part of the Vagococcus teuberi genome, TAAATCATCTATGGTATTAGCAGAATATAACATAAATACAGGCTTATTATCTTTTTTTATATACCTGTCATCTTTGAAAAAATTAAGTAAATAAGTAATATGTTCGTCCCATTCGTCTTCATGTCCGTATTCTTGTTTTATTAATAGTTCATTTGTTCCATTCCATGTTTTTTTCCATGAATGGTTTGCCCAACAAAACATAAATTTTTGAGGTATATCAACCCAGTTCAGAAGATTTTCAGCTGGTTTTTCTAAAATTTTACGTCCCGAAAACCAATAATGGTAATAACAGAAACCGTATATTCCATTTTCCTTACTTAAATTTGTTTGCCATTCTACGGTTTCTTTATTAAGTAAATTATAATACTTTAATGGTTTTTTAGGCTGATTATGTTTTTTGAAAAGAGGCTTGGCGCTCTTTACATTTGTCCATTCAGTAAAGCCTTCCCCCCACCACTCATTATTTTCTTCAGTTTCATGAAATTGTGGTAAAAAATATGCAATATTCTTCATAATTAAAGATTTTCCGCTCCTTCCCTCATTATCTTATAAACATCTTTAAATTTAAAATTATTTTTTTTATATAGATCTCTATGTCGTAATAAAAACTGAATAATTAAAATTCTATAATTATATGGCATTAATGATTTAAATAATGCTCCTCTATCATAAAAATAAGAGTACGTATATCCTTCAAACCAAGAGGATACATAGTTATTAACTATAGCTATTGTTTCAGTACTTGAATATACTTTAAGACGCTTATTTAAAATAGACCATATAAATAAAGAATCCTCTCCCGATCCATAACGGGTACCACCACCAAATAGTAAAGAAAAATATATATTGTTCTTAATTATAGACTCTCGTTTGAAAGTAAAGGTTACAGTACCATATTTCAAACAATTATAATGACGTACTCTACCATTTCTAGTTACATTATTTCTCACACCTTCATTTGATTTTACTAAAGAATTAAATAATATCATATCTGCCATAGGTTTTAAATCATACTGTTTCTTTATGATTTCTAAATAGTTATCTTTATATATCATATCATCATCAGACATAATACATATATCCGCACTAGATCTCATTAAAGCATTGTTTCTACTTAACCCCACACCCTTTTCCTTAAAAGAAAAACATCTCACCTTAGACTTACCGACTTTAAACTCAAAAAAAGAATTTTTATCACATTGATTAATAAAAATTGCATCTGTTTTAATATTCATTTTTCTATATAAATCATAAAAATCTAAACAATTCATTGTAGATATTAACATCTCAACTTTAATCACTTTAGTATTCCTTTCTCTTATAATATGATATAATTTTATTTTTAATACCTTTACATACCCAGTAATTTATTAAATATGTAGATTTTAACAAAGATATTTTTTCATGATTCCTATATATGTACCAATGATACTTAAGTAGTGTTTTCTTACTACTAGATAAACTTCCTTCAACAATTCGATGGTATGATAATTCTTCTTCTAAACAATATAAGTATGTTGATGATTTTATAACTTGTAACCACATTAAATAATCATTTCTTTTTTTTATATTTGAAATATAAAATTTGCCCAGTTTTTTTGAATCATACACAACCGTTGAATTTCCAGGACAATTTTTCAGTAGGCCAAAATAGTCCACTCTTTCATCATATAATACCAGTTGACCCAAATCTCTATTATTCTCATCAATTTTCCCATAATAAGTACAAGAAAAATTAATATTATTACGTTGCATCCAACTAATCTGTTTTTCCAATTTATTATTTTTCCACATATCATCACTATCTAAAAAAGAAATATAATCTCCACTGGCCTTTTCAATTGCAAAATTTCTTGCACTTGCAGCTCCCTGATTTGTAGATAGTTGATATGCTTTTATTCGTTTATCTAACTTAGAGTACTTAGTAATGATTGAAAATGTGTTATCAGTGGAACAGTCGTCACATATCAATAATTCCCAACTCTTATAAGTTTGGTTCAAAACACTTTCTATAGAAATATGCAGATACTTTTCTGCGTTATAAGCTGGCATTATAATAGAAACTAATGACTCTTCCATGACTACTCTCTCTCCAATTCTGATAATACAATAGTTTTTTTTAGCGTCGTAAAAAAATGGTTTTGTTTTTTTTCTTCATACACCAAGTTACCAAATGCTTTATTGGTTAAATCTCCAATTTTACCTGGCACATAAGATAGTAAGTATACTGACCAATTCATAAAGCTAAATAGTTTAATATTCTTTCCATGTGCCTGTGCAATTTCTTTTACAATATGACTTGTTCTAACATACTCATTATTCTGAGGATAGAAAACACCTTCTTTAGATTTATCTATCAATTCTTTCAGAAATAGATTCAAATTACCTACATAAAGCATCGAGCGTTCATTGGGTATATCAGGAAAAACTGGCAAGCTTAACGCAATTTTCCGTAGCATTGGATAATTACCTTTACTACCTGGACCATAAATCATTGGTGGTCTAACTATAGATAAAATAAATTTTTCTGTCATTAGTTTTTTCAACTTGATTTCTGCTTGAAGCTTACTATCTCCATAAAAATTTGAAGGTGTAGGGACTGTATCAGGAGTAATAACTCTTTTTTTTCTAATACTAACATCTTCACCATAAACAATGATTGAACTCATGTAGATAAACTGAGATGATTTTTCACCTCTATCAATCTTGTATTTATTTGCCACATCATATGACAAATCACAATTAACATCATAGTATCTTTTCTTTTCTTCTTCACTGACTTTACCAACATCAGCATGTGCTATCCCTGCTACATGTAACACAACATCATACACAGAAAAGTCCTGAGTCTTCCAGTCCTCTCCTCTAACAGAGATAGTGTCGACTTGATACTCAGGATTATCTTTTATATAAGAAGCAAAGGAGGTACCAATATAACTTGTTTTTCCAGTAATAAGTATACGTTTCATGGTTACTCCTCCTCTACATTTGTTTTAATCCCTGTTCCACCTTCAACAACTCCGTCTGACTTAAATACTGATACAATCGTGCCAAAAAAACACTTAACATCCATCCAAAATGATTCATGCTCTACATAGTATCTGTCTAATGATGCTTTTATATCAATTTCTAATTCATCACGACCATTGATTTGAGCCCAACCTGTTAAACCAGGACGAATGTCATTTGCTCCATACTTGTCTCTTTCTTCTATCAAATCTTCTTGATTCCACAAAGCTGGTCTAGGACCTATGATTGCCATATCACCTTTTAAAATATTAAATAATTGCGGTAGCTCATCTAAGCTAGTCTTTCTTAAAAATTTCCCAACTCTTGTAATAAATTCATCTGGATTTTTTAATAGGTGAGTGGGCATTTCTTTTGGTGTATCAATTTTCATGGTACGAAATTTATATATTGAAAATAGTTTTTTATTTTTCCCAACTCTTTTTTGAGTAAAAACAACCGGCCCTTTTGAATCAACTTTTATTGCGATTACTAGTATCAGTAGCAGTGGGGATAAAACAATAATCCCCACTAATGACAGAATAAAATCGATGATTCGTTTTAAAAAATTAGTATACATACCTTTATTCCTCACTTGATTGATTAGCAAATAGTACCAACTCTTTTGCTAACTCTGTATAGTCTTCTGGCAACTCGTCCAGTTTTTTCATCACTTCATCATAGGTAAATCCATTGACATTTCCTACGAAGATTTTTTCATGAACTTGTTCTTTCGAACGTTCTTTATCGACTAGTAACTCTTCGTAAAGTTTCTCGCCTGGTCTGATACCACTCTCTACTATTTGGATTTCATTTTCACTATACCCACTCAACTTGATAACTTTTTTAGCTAAATCAACTATCTTCACTGGTTCTCCCATGTCTAAAATAAAGATTTCGCCACCTTTTGCTAAAGCACCTGATTGAATAACCAAACGGCTCGCTTCTGGTATGGTCATGAAGTAGCGTGTCATACGAAAATCCGTCACAGTTACTGGTCCACCTTTTGCGACTTGTTCTTTAAAGAGTGGGACCACACTTCCTCGACTGCCTAATACATTACCAAAACGAACGGCAGAGAATTTTGTTTTTCCTTTGCCATTTAGACCGGTCACGATCATCTCAGCAATGCGTTTAGTTGATCCCATCACATTTGGTGGTTTGACTGCTTTATCTGTTGATACCATGACAAAGCTATCAACATCATTAGCTAAAGCAGCTTCAGCCACGTTTTTTGTACCATAAATATTATTTTTTAACGCTTCTGATGGGTTGTACTCCATCAAAGGGACATGCTTATGAGCGGCAGCATGATAGACTATTGACGGTTTGTGTTCATGAATCACATCAAACATTCGTTTAGCATCTCTTACGTCCGCTATCGCTGGCACTATTTCAGTAATTTTATCCGCATACTTTTGTCGTAATTCTTTTTCTATTAAATAAATCGAGTTTTCACCATGCCCCAGTAGTACGAGTTTTTTGGGTGAAAATGCCATGACTTGTCGGCAGATTTCTGATCCAATCGAGCCACCTGCCCCTGTGACAAGGATGGTTTCATTGGTTAGTTGTGTTTTGATAGCATCCATATCAAGTTTGACTTCATCACGTCCGAGTAAATCAACGACATCAATCTCGCGAAGTTTTGTGACGGCAACCTCGCCCATCGCCAACTCTTCAATTGACGGAATCGAGTTGATAGTGACATCCAAATCACGTGTCACATCAAGTAGATGCTCATACTGACTAGCTGTCATCGACGGAATCGCCACCGTCAACACTTTGACCTCATAGTCTTTAACTAGCATTGGTAAGTCATCAATTGATCCAACGACTTTTAAACCAGATAGGTAAGTATTTTTTTTATTAATATCATCATCTATAAACCCTTTAAAGTTCAATCCTAACTGTCCAGATTTATACTTCACGGTATTGTAAAGTAGCTCGCCACCGTCTCCCGCACCAATAATAAAAGCATTGTCACATGTTTTGTTTCCTTTATTATTGTACATATGTAAGCAATCAACAATCCAGCGCCATACAATACGAGAACTAATAATTATCAATAAAACCATAAAGTACGACAATAGTAATTGTAAGTGGACAGTATCTAAAGAAATATAAAATCCCAACATAATATACTCTAATGCACTTGATGCACTGACCGCAAAAAATATCGAGACGAGAGCATTTATACTCGTATACCTAGTTAACCTATTAAATACTTTAAAAAACGTACCAAATACTAAATACAATGCAACTTGTAGCCCTATCACTTTTGGCGAGATAGGGTCATTTAAATCATATACGAAATTAGTATACATATTAACTAATATATTAGTTAATATGATGATACTAGTGTCTACGCCGATTAATATAAACATCTTTACTTTACGACTCACAACAAAACCCACCTAACTTTTTTAAGAGAATACCCAATGTTTTTTACTATAATGAATGGGTTCTACTTTTACTTTTTCACCATTGACAATGTCTTTTGTGATTTGTTCAAAAGCATTCCTTTTTTCTTTTCCAAACTCTTTTTCTAATAACTCGTATGCTTGCTTGGTATAAAACCCTCGAGACGATACATTGTGTGCATCTGACGAGAGCATATGTGCTTGATTGTTCTTAATCATTTGTTTAGTGACACGCTGAATTTTTTTTCCAAATTGGCCGATATAACTGCCATTAGTTATCTGTGTGAGACATCCCATCTCAATGAACGGATCCAAACGTTTAGGCTGCTCTAAAAACATATTATTTCGCTCTGGATGAACGATGATTGGCTGATGACCATTGCGACAAAGCTCTGATAACACGTCATGCGAATACTCTGGCACTGTAGAAAAAGGGAATTCTATCAATAGATAGGTGTCATTTAAATCTGCAAATAATAATTCACCATTTAACATTCGTCGAGATAAATCCGCAGAAATACGTATTTCTTGTCCTTCAAATAGTGTCAGTGGGATCTTTTGTTCGTCAAGCACTGTCTGTAAATTGGCGACGGATGAGATGATATCATTTTTTTTGTTTAAGTACTTTCCATTATTATAGTGAGGCGTACAAAGTATATGAGAAATACCTTCTGACACTGCTGCTCTTGCCATAAATAATGAATCTTCTATTGTCTGAGCGCCGTCATCTATTCCTGGTAATATATGACAATGTAAATCAACAAACACTGTACGTTTCCTCCTCTTTAAGTATAATAATAGTCTGTGTAACTTGAATCATTTTCAGAAAAATAAATGCATCCCATAATGTTAGCGTCTACTTTTTCTAGTAATTCAATAGTTCGTTTAAGTTGCTTTTTATCAGTGACATTATTTCTAACAACGATTGCGACACCATCTAATTCCCCAGCAACTAACTGGACATCTGTAACCGTTGAAGCTGGTGGCATATCAAAAACGACAAAATCATACAGATTTTCTAATACGTTAATGAGTTTTTTCATTCTCGCACTTGCCAAAAGTTCAGACGGATTCGGTGCTTTAACACCACTTGTTATGACATCTAAATAAGGGATATTACTTTCTTGAACAATTTCTCCTACTGATAGTTGTTTCACACTTAATATATTGCTTAACCCCATTGTATTATTTAACTCAAACGTCATATGAGCGGTTGGACGTCGCATATCCGCATCAACTAATAATGTTTTCATTCCTAATTTAGCAAACATGACAGCTAAATTGGCAGCTGTTGTTGATTTACCTTCACTTGGTGCTGCCGATGTTATAGCTATACTTTTTGTACGAACATCAAAATTTTGCATGCATAATATTCGTACGAATGGTTCTAAATTGTTCCGAAATTGGTGAATTAGGTTCTATGACTGTAAAAAGCGTCGATGGTTTTGACGCTTCTAATTTACTATGTTTTGTTTTGTTCTTTTTTTTTACTTGTTGGCTTCGTTTACTCATGTCAGTCTCCTTATTATCTTTCCTCGAGTTGTTCCGTCATTCTCAAGTCTAAATCTAAACCGTCAATTTCTGTGTGTAATGAATTTTCATATACATTACTGACATCAAGAAATAGGTCTTCATTGACTAATGCGTTTTTTTGTAATTTTCTAATTTCAGACATCTCACGTTCAGCAACAAGTGGTAATACGCCTAAAATTGGTAATCCTAGTGTGTCGGTTACGAATTCTTCTGAGCGAACAGTTCGATTAAGTAATTCACCTAAAAGTGCAAACATCACACCAACGATTAACCCTAATACTGCTCCAATCGCAATGTTAACCTTTTTATTTGGTGATACTGCTTTATTATTTGGCGTTGCTTTTGATGCTACCGATATTTTACTTGTCTCGGTCATTTTGACTGCTTCTTCTTGGAAGACTTCTGAAACTGTGTTGGCAACTGCAGCTGATTCAGTTGGATCGTTAGTCACAGCTTTAATAGAAAATAACTGTGAGTTTTGATTTTGCTCGACTGATACAGCACTTGTTAAATAATCTTCTGTAATATTTGCCATGCCAGATTTTTCTAGCTTATCTTTAGCTTTTTCTATGACACTTGGACTTTTTATTAAATCTTTATAAGTATTAATTAACAACAGATTTGAATTAATTTTATCTGTATTAATATTAGCATCTGCATTCTTTGTTTGTACGATTAATTGTGTTTCCGAACTATATTTAGGTGTCATGAGAAATAACGTGATTGCTGTTGAAGTTATTATCCCTAATATCATCATGCTTACAATCAACGCCCACTTTTTCTTCAAAAGTTGAAATATCTCATCTAAACTAACTGTCTCTTCCATTATTTCCTCCATAATAACTATTTTTTATTTTCTATTTATACCTAACTAATAATATATCATAACCTAATTTACATTAAAAGTTGATTTTTTATATCATTATCCTATCATAAAAATCCAACATTGCTTTTTTATTATACTGGACTGGATTAAAAGTTTTAAAATTTTTCTTCTTTTTAAGTGTAGCTTCTATCGCTTGGAAAACCCCTGTTGCATCATTTGTTTTTGCTAACATTCCGTATTTACCACCATCTAACACGTTGCGACACGCTGGTATATCTGTCGATACTACTTTCATTTTTAAAGTCAGCGCTTCAAGTAATACGAGTGATTGTCCCTCATATGAAGACGTTAAAATAAATATATCACAATATGACATAAATATGTATGGTTTATTTAATTGACCTACCATCGTTATGTCATTTTCAAGTGACAGTTCTTTGATTTTTTTCTCTAAATTTCCTCTCTCAGGTCCATCACCAATAATATATAAATGACCTTTTTGGTAAGTTTTTCTGTAAAGATGAAAAGCCTCTATCAATAAAGACTGATTTTTTTCTTGAGATAATCTTCCCACTGTGACAAAAGTTGGTTCATCTGATTTAGGGTAATCAAAAAAGATGCCATCTTTATTCAAGACACCTTTCGTAAAATCAAAGGCTACCATCTCTTTTTTTACCCACACACGTTTGTTTTGGAGTAAGACTTGATAGTATTCTTGTCCGTCATTTCTCACGATGGATTTTGTCACGGTAATTTCTTTAGGTACTTTAGATAGTAATCCCTTTTCACCGAGGACATCCTCAATAGAGGCGTAGATTACCGCTTTTGATTGGGTAAAGATCGCAGAAAATTGTGCATCTTTAACTTCTAATACAAATCTCTCATCAAGTTTTTCAACTGTTAATTCAGAATCTTTGACAAAATAATGTTTGCCATCATCTAAAAGAATAGTCATCCAATGTGTGCTCGTATTTTTTGAAATCAACACAACTTTTACTCCAACTGGTAGAGCTATTTTGATTGCTTCTTCACTCGCTCTATCAGATACCATCATCGGTGCTGTCACTTTT contains:
- a CDS encoding tyrosine-protein phosphatase; translation: MFVDLHCHILPGIDDGAQTIEDSLFMARAAVSEGISHILCTPHYNNGKYLNKKNDIISSVANLQTVLDEQKIPLTLFEGQEIRISADLSRRMLNGELLFADLNDTYLLIEFPFSTVPEYSHDVLSELCRNGHQPIIVHPERNNMFLEQPKRLDPFIEMGCLTQITNGSYIGQFGKKIQRVTKQMIKNNQAHMLSSDAHNVSSRGFYTKQAYELLEKEFGKEKRNAFEQITKDIVNGEKVKVEPIHYSKKHWVFS
- a CDS encoding YveK family protein, which encodes MEETVSLDEIFQLLKKKWALIVSMMILGIITSTAITLFLMTPKYSSETQLIVQTKNADANINTDKINSNLLLINTYKDLIKSPSVIEKAKDKLEKSGMANITEDYLTSAVSVEQNQNSQLFSIKAVTNDPTESAAVANTVSEVFQEEAVKMTETSKISVASKATPNNKAVSPNKKVNIAIGAVLGLIVGVMFALLGELLNRTVRSEEFVTDTLGLPILGVLPLVAEREMSEIRKLQKNALVNEDLFLDVSNVYENSLHTEIDGLDLDLRMTEQLEER
- a CDS encoding NAD-dependent epimerase/dehydratase family protein, which translates into the protein MKRILITGKTSYIGTSFASYIKDNPEYQVDTISVRGEDWKTQDFSVYDVVLHVAGIAHADVGKVSEEEKKRYYDVNCDLSYDVANKYKIDRGEKSSQFIYMSSIIVYGEDVSIRKKRVITPDTVPTPSNFYGDSKLQAEIKLKKLMTEKFILSIVRPPMIYGPGSKGNYPMLRKIALSLPVFPDIPNERSMLYVGNLNLFLKELIDKSKEGVFYPQNNEYVRTSHIVKEIAQAHGKNIKLFSFMNWSVYLLSYVPGKIGDLTNKAFGNLVYEEKKQNHFFTTLKKTIVLSELERE
- a CDS encoding sugar transferase, which produces MYTNFLKRIIDFILSLVGIIVLSPLLLILVIAIKVDSKGPVVFTQKRVGKNKKLFSIYKFRTMKIDTPKEMPTHLLKNPDEFITRVGKFLRKTSLDELPQLFNILKGDMAIIGPRPALWNQEDLIEERDKYGANDIRPGLTGWAQINGRDELEIDIKASLDRYYVEHESFWMDVKCFFGTIVSVFKSDGVVEGGTGIKTNVEEE
- a CDS encoding glycosyltransferase family 2 protein; the protein is MEESLVSIIMPAYNAEKYLHISIESVLNQTYKSWELLICDDCSTDNTFSIITKYSKLDKRIKAYQLSTNQGAASARNFAIEKASGDYISFLDSDDMWKNNKLEKQISWMQRNNINFSCTYYGKIDENNRDLGQLVLYDERVDYFGLLKNCPGNSTVVYDSKKLGKFYISNIKKRNDYLMWLQVIKSSTYLYCLEEELSYHRIVEGSLSSSKKTLLKYHWYIYRNHEKISLLKSTYLINYWVCKGIKNKIISYYKRKEY
- a CDS encoding polysaccharide biosynthesis protein, coding for MFILIGVDTSIIILTNILVNMYTNFVYDLNDPISPKVIGLQVALYLVFGTFFKVFNRLTRYTSINALVSIFFAVSASSALEYIMLGFYISLDTVHLQLLLSYFMVLLIIISSRIVWRWIVDCLHMYNNKGNKTCDNAFIIGAGDGGELLYNTVKYKSGQLGLNFKGFIDDDINKKNTYLSGLKVVGSIDDLPMLVKDYEVKVLTVAIPSMTASQYEHLLDVTRDLDVTINSIPSIEELAMGEVAVTKLREIDVVDLLGRDEVKLDMDAIKTQLTNETILVTGAGGSIGSEICRQVMAFSPKKLVLLGHGENSIYLIEKELRQKYADKITEIVPAIADVRDAKRMFDVIHEHKPSIVYHAAAHKHVPLMEYNPSEALKNNIYGTKNVAEAALANDVDSFVMVSTDKAVKPPNVMGSTKRIAEMIVTGLNGKGKTKFSAVRFGNVLGSRGSVVPLFKEQVAKGGPVTVTDFRMTRYFMTIPEASRLVIQSGALAKGGEIFILDMGEPVKIVDLAKKVIKLSGYSENEIQIVESGIRPGEKLYEELLVDKERSKEQVHEKIFVGNVNGFTYDEVMKKLDELPEDYTELAKELVLFANQSSEE
- a CDS encoding CpsD/CapB family tyrosine-protein kinase, translated to MQNFDVRTKSIAITSAAPSEGKSTTAANLAVMFAKLGMKTLLVDADMRRPTAHMTFELNNTMGLSNILSVKQLSVGEIVQESNIPYLDVITSGVKAPNPSELLASARMKKLINVLENLYDFVVFDMPPASTVTDVQLVAGELDGVAIVVRNNVTDKKQLKRTIELLEKVDANIMGCIYFSENDSSYTDYYYT
- a CDS encoding glycosyltransferase family A protein; amino-acid sequence: MIKVEMLISTMNCLDFYDLYRKMNIKTDAIFINQCDKNSFFEFKVGKSKVRCFSFKEKGVGLSRNNALMRSSADICIMSDDDMIYKDNYLEIIKKQYDLKPMADMILFNSLVKSNEGVRNNVTRNGRVRHYNCLKYGTVTFTFKRESIIKNNIYFSLLFGGGTRYGSGEDSLFIWSILNKRLKVYSSTETIAIVNNYVSSWFEGYTYSYFYDRGALFKSLMPYNYRILIIQFLLRHRDLYKKNNFKFKDVYKIMREGAENL